The genomic segment GGACACGACCATAGTGAGAGCGATCAAAAATTCCGATATGTCCTCTCTGTGGAATTCGGTTCCAAAATCTCCAGAGGTAATGGTGTTGGATTTCTTCCGAATTTGGGGCAGAAATATTATGAACTTCAAAAAGTCTTGGATCAATCTCTTGTGTTAGGCGGCGAATCGCTCCACCTTTTCCAGCAGCATCCCAACCTTCGAAAACAAACAGAACGGACCTTCCCTTGGCTTTGGCGAGAAATGTTAGATCACGAATTTTATTTTTCAGAACCTTCATCTTCGCCTGGTATTCGTCAGGTGGTAAAACCTGGTTTTTATCCAGTTGGTTTAAATTAAGGATTCTAGATTGTAATGGATAGTATTTCATGGGATAAGCTCCGTTCCATGGTTAATCGAGTGGAGGGCGGCTTGCGAATCAAACTGTAAAATTCTTTCTAAACGTTCGATGATGGCTTCAAAAACCAAAAGTTTTGTTTCTTCTTTTTTGGAATTATAGATGATCTGCCAAGGTGAGTCGATGGTACGGGATGCACTCAAAATAGAATCAAAAATTTCAAAGTATCGGTTGTAATGTTCCCCTTGGTCTTTGTCAAAATGGGAAAGTTCCCATTCTTTCTTTTTCTTTTTAGAATCTTCTAGGCGTTTCTTCTGATCTTTTTTGGATATATGCAAAAAGAATTTATGAACGATGACTTTGTCTTTGGAAAGAATTCTTTCTGTACCTAGGATAGAAAGTAACCTTTGGTCATATTCGGCGAGGTTTATCTTTTTTTCAGAGCGAAGGTAGGCTAATCGACTGTAATAAGTATTTAGATAAAATAGTAACTCACCATAACGAGGAACCACTCGCCAAAAATTCCAAAGAAAGGGGTAACCCCTCTCCTCTGACTGGTCTACATAAGGTGAATAGACCTTAAACTTTCTTGGATCGAGCCTGATGGTTAACGATTGTAAAATGGACCCTTTGCCGGTTGATGCAAACCCTTCTATAAGAAAAATATGAGCAATCTTTTGGTTAACACTTTCTCTTTGTAAAAGAAAAAATCGTTCTTGTAAGTCCGTTAGATCACTGGCCGCATACCTTGGAACTTGGTCTGTTGGATGTCTTTCTAAAATCACAAGAAAAAATACTAGAACCCATTTAAAAAAAACCTAGCCTTTTTTTATGAATCTTATGAATTACATTGGCTTTGGAAAACCAGGTCCTGTGGCTTTTGCGATATGATCAATTCCTTTCTCTTGGTTTTCATACCTAGGGATCAAATGTACATGTAAGTGGGGAACTCGCTCGGCAATCGCAGCAATGTACATTTTTTCTGGATGGAATGATTTTAAAATTTCAGTCGCTTTGTGAAACGCTCGTCCATAATTTTCAAACTCACTTAGATTGAGAGAAAACCAAGATTCGACATGCCCTTTGTGTTCCATGTACAAATACCCATTTAGGTTTTGGTCTGCCTTTCTTAGGATCCAGTTTTCGTTTTGAAATACAATTTCTGATTCATTTTTATGGGCTTCGCAGATAGGACAGTTCATCATTCTTCCCAATTTAGCCGATAGGTAAAGAGATGAGAATCTATTTTTTGTTACCCCTATTCTTGTTCGGTTTTGGCATGGAACGGGTTTTTGCTCAAACGAAAGTTGATTCTTCCGATCCTTTTACTGAATTCATTTATGCCATTTCCGAAGTCGTATTTGCCAATCCCTTCCGCAAGGAAGAAACCGAAATTCGCAAACGGATCCTTGAATCCAATGTCGCAGAAGTCCGTGACCTTCGCATTCAATTAAAAAATGCTCTCCGTTCATTATCTCTTGCTAGATCAGATGTAAAATCCAGAAATCAAAAGTTACTTTCTTTTGAATCGCAATTGGAAACGATTCCAAGCCTTGGGGGTTTCCTTTGGAAAGACGAATCAGGAACCATTTACCAATGGGGAGATTGGTCCGATTTTTACGAAGATGGATTTAGCAAAGAAAAACTACGACTCGAAGGACAAATTCCCTCTTTTTCTTATGAAGGCGGATCCTTATATTTTTTCTTAAGAAACCCTCCTGGTGCTTTGCCTGTTGAGTTTAGTTTCCTAGGTTGGGAGTCTCACTTTTATGCCTTTGGTGACGAAGGTTCCTTACGTTATACCAATGACTTCCGTTTGGATCCCTCCGAACGACTCGCTGACTTTCGCAAAGTTTTCGATACAATTCGTAAAAAAATTCCAGGTTCTCAAATCATCACAGCAAACGATCTAACCATCTTTATGGTGCCAGGCCTACCCAAACCCATTTATTATATTTTCTTATTTCTTCGTTTTTTTCTGATTGGTTGGACCATCCTCCTTTCCCTCTATATCATCCGCACAAGCCTCACCTATCCAAAAAATCATTTGCCCGAAGACAAGCTCCCCCTATCCTGACATTACATCTATCTCTATGCCCTGGTAGTTCAACGGATAGAACATCGGTCTTCGGAACCGACAGTGGGGGTTCGATTCCCTCCTGGGGCACCAGAAATTTTCCATCTCCAAAAATAAAATCCATATAACATAACTAAGTTGGGAATCGAACAGTTTTGTGAGCCAAATCATTGCGACCCATAGGGAGCAATTATTTGGACAAGCCGACCCGGATGGGAGGCGACGAACAAAACCGTGCCTCGGAGCGTTGGTGAGACATGAAGGCGAACCAGCAGAGAGGGCGATTCCCTCCTGGGGCACCAGAAATTTTCCATCACCAAAAATAAAATCCATATAACATAACTAAGTTGGGAATCGAACAGTTTTGTGATCAGAAATGAGAACGACCCATAGGGAGCAATTATTTGGACAAGCCGACCCGGATGGGAGGCGACGAACAAAACCGCGCCTCGGAGCGTTGGTGAGCCATGACGGCGAACCAGCAGAGAGGGCGATTCCCGAAACGCTTCCTTCCCAATGATCTATTCATTATTTATTAGCATTTCTTCCTAATTTTGGGAACGGGCTACTCTGGGGTGCGCGTTCGCTCCCGTCTGACATTCGTCAGACCAAGCCCGTCGTATCCCTATCGCGGACACTTATTTGGTAATTCATAATATTCAATTTATTTAAAAAAACTAAAAGATTCATCCGAAACTAGACTAGCCAGGTTACATAAGTTTCTTTCTAATAAAATCCTAATTTTCCAAAAACATAAAGGAACGTATCCCGGCTGTTGTTGTATTCCGATTAGCAACAAATGTTTGGTATTGACTTTCCGTAATTTTCCCAGCTTCCAAATCTCTTTTGTCACGTTCGTTTAAAGAATTGATACTAACCACCGTGAGAAGACAAACTTCTTTCGAGTTCGGTTTGTCCTCAGTGCAATGGGTTAAAGACAGCATACAAACTAAATAGAATATAAGTACTATGGACTTCATAGATTTGGTTTAAAAATTTCCATTTTGCTCACGTTTTACAAAAGAAGTCAAACATATAGTAGTCGTCCCATTTTCTCTCAGCCTAATTTTTTCATCATACACAGCTTGAGTAATTCTTCCTTCATTCAAATCTTGCAAGTCTTTGGCTAAGTTTTGCTGAAGTTGAGCGAGCGCAATTACACAAAGACCCGATGAATTTGCGTATTCATTCTTACAATTCAATTGGAAAGATATTAAAAAGATCACTATTGCCGTATTAAATTTATAGTTCAACATATCTATAAATACCTCTATGCTAAAAATTTCTATTTTGCTTTCTTTTGATTAAAGAAACAAGACAAATGCCTAAGGCGCCCTCTTCTCTCATTCTCTGAAGTTCTAAATATTTCTGTTCTGTAATTTTTCCTGAATTAAAATCAGCTAGATCTTTTGCATTTAGGGATTGTATGTCTGCCTGAATTAACAAACAAGCCTCCGGAGAATTTATATATTCAGGCTGGCAATTTATAAAATAAACACCACTAACATATAGAAATATTATGAAACTATAGTTTTTCATCTTATTATTAAAAATTTCCATCCACATTGGTTTTACGGAGAGAAAGCGCACAAATAAGTAATACTGCATTTGGAGATCTACGAATTCTGCTTTGGTATTCATCTTCGGTGATCAAACCTTGTTCCAACCTACGTTTATCTTCTAAATCTATCGAATTCAATAGAACCGCTCCAAACAAACAACCTTCTGGAGTTGTGATTGTCTTTGGTTTGCAAGAGAGCAATAAAAATAGTAGGAATAAATAATAAATTAAGTGAACCAAGTAAAACCCCAACAAATAAGAGCCTATATTTACAAAGAAAACTATTCCGCCTAACAAAAAATACAATTATTTTTTATGGTCAGTTTTCTCTTTTTAAAAATTCTGGTTTTCTTTCGTCTTTAAAATTGACAATGCGCAAATAGTTAATGTTGAATTTTCCCTTAATCTAACTAAACGCTCATACTCTTCGCTTGCGATTAGTCCAGCATTCAATTTAGCCAAATCTTCCGCTTTTAAAGATTCTCCATCTGCAATCATAAGAGCACAAAAATCTGGATTACTCAGATATCTCTGTTCACATCCAAATGATAAAAAAAACATTAATAAACTGCAAAACCTTGACTTTGACAATAAACCAGACATTATCAATAACAATAGAATCCTTAATTAAAAATAGTATTCCTTTCTACGGGAACTAACGAGAGAAGACATACTTCTTTAGAGTTCGGCTTGTCTTCTATACAGTGGGTAAAGGAAAATATTAGAATTATATTCAAAATTTCTTAATAATTCATTTTTCGGTAATTCGATTTTTTTAAAAACGCACAGACTTTAAAACTAAAAATTTTTGTTTTCTTCCCGATCCACAAAAGAAGCCAAACACAAAGTATACGCACCATTCTCTCTTAGTTTGACCCCCGCATTGTATTCTGCTTGAGTTATTTTTCCTTCATTCAACTCTTGCATGTCTTTAGCTAAGTTCTGATGAAGTTCAGCCAACGCGATGGCGCAAAGTGGCGCTGAATTAACGTATTCTTTTTTACATTCCGTCTGGAGCATCAAACTAAAAGTAAGCACGGTTAATAAAATAGCATTCTTTTTCATTTTTCCCTTATTTTATATTTATTATCAGAATAAACCATACTTGTTAGTTCCGATAATAAATTTCACTTTATAATATTTTTTTTAGACAGCATCTAGAAATAAGTATGCTTTATCTTGAACTGATTCATTTTAAACCTTCCACTTCTCACAAAGAATGCTGTTTTGAAATTTTTATCAGCCATAAATGCACAGCCAATACCTGTCGGACCCATATCCAATTTTTCCAACAAAGGCAGCAGCATCGCCGATTTTCCATTTATTTGCACGACTTAAATCATAGCCCATACCCCTAAGATTGCCATAGAAAGAGTACAAAGGAACCCCTATAGCAAATGTTAAAACATCTCCCATGGTCAATTTACTTTGTCGACTAATTGCTTTAAAACTATCCTTCACAAATTCATTTGCTCCTCTAACATGGCAGCGGTCGTCACCAGGGCCTTTGAATTCTAACAAACCAGTAGAAGCCGAATCATCATGTTTTTGTGACACTTTATCCATTGGGCTCTTTGGAATAGTCCGCATTAGTCTAGCAATACATAAATCTAAAACAGTAGGCATATTAATGAATTCTACAAATAATCACTCATTTTAAAATTGATATGCACCAATAACAAAAAGAAAAAACAAAATTAAGTAAGACGAACATACCTTTTTTCTAAAAAAAAGTTATAAACTTAATTAATCTTTAGCTTTCCATCTACATTAGTTTTTCGTAGACCTAAAGCACATCCAGCTAAAACACCTGATTGTCTTTGACCAAATCGTCTCTGGTAATCAGCTTCAGAGATTTCCCCTGATTCCAACTTTCTCTTGTCTTCCAGATTTGCAGAATTCGTTACAAGGAGTGAGAATAAACAAATTTCCGGTGAGGTAACAGCCTTTGGTTCACAAGTTAACATTGTCAAAATTGCTAAAAATACTATTACGAATTTCATCATTTTAAATTTACCACTTCTGACAAAAAATCTGGTTTATTTTTTTTCTGTAAGCATTGAATTTCCTCCAATCCCCGTCTGACATTCGTGAGACCAAGCCAGACGTATCCCTCTTACAAAGATTTGTTAGGCGTTTCCTAACCTTATATTCATTTAAAAAACGAAACGATTCGCCAGAAACCAAACTATTACGGTTATATAGGTTTATCATTCTAATAAAAAACACTAATCCTCCAAAAACATAAAGGAACAAATCATCGGTATAGTTGTATTCCGGTTCGCCACAAATGTTTGGTATTGGCTTTCTGTAATCCTTCCAGCTTCTAAGTCTCTTTTGTCACGTTCGTTTAAAGAATTGATACTAACTGCCGTGAGAAGGCAAACCTCTTTGGCGTTCGGCTTGTCTGAGGTGCAATTGCTGAACAATAGGAAAATAAGTGTAAAAATGATAAGATTATATTTCATATAATTAATTAAAAATTAGAATTTTCCTTAGTTTTGATTAATGCGATTAGACAAATACCTAGTGAACCATTTTCCCTATTCCTTTTCCTAAGCTCAAACTGTTCTTGCGTAATATCTCCCCTATTTAAGGAATCCAGATCCTTCTGCAGGAGCGATTGATCATCAGCAACTAATAATGCACAAATTTCTGGCGCATTTGTATATTCCGTATGGCAATTCCATAGTGTCATCAACACCACAAAAGAAAGAATCGTTAAAATTAAATTCCTACTAGTTTGATTCATCTTCACTTCCATTTGTGACTCTTAAAAAAAATCAGAATTATATTCAATATTCTTTAATTAGCGAATTATTTCCTTATACGGTTTTTCCATAAAACACAAATCTTAGAAATTGCCATTTTGCTCTCTTTTTATGAATGACATTAGACACAGTCCATATGCACCAGATTCTCTAAGTCTCACTCCCTCATTGTATTCAGCCTGTGAAATTTTTCCGTCGTTTAAATCTTGTAAATCTTTCGCTAAATTTTGTTGAAGTCTTGCAAGTGCAACAACACAAAGTGGTGCTGAATTTTCATACTCATTCTTACAGCTCCATTGGAAAGATATTGAAATGATCACCATTGCTGCATAAAATTTATAGTTCAACATATCTATAATTATCACTATGCTAAAAGTTTCTACTTTTCTTTCTCTTTAATAAAGAGACAAGGCCAATTTATCGTCTAACAAATTGAAATGGTCAACAAAAAAAGCATTCTATAGCTTTTAATTTGTCAAAAACAGAAAACCGATTCTATAATGCTAGTGGATTCCTTGTTTGGTGGGTAAAATTTGCAGAATTTTTATCAATTCTAAAAATTTGAGTTTTCTTATATTTTGAAAACTAATAAAACACATGCTGTTAATTTCGAATTTTCTCTCAATTTAACCAATGTTGATTTCAAAAAAAATGTTTCCATAAAAACTAAGTTACAAAAGAAAATTAGAATGTTTATTGATATCCCAATCTACCTATTCATACCGTTTCACTTTCACATCGATAAAATCAATAGAATCGAAAACTAAACCACAATAAGTTAATCCAAATATAAGTCCAAAAGCATAGGGCCCTTCAAATAAATGCCGAATCGAAATATTGTTATTTCGAATTTGACCCTTGCTCAGTTCAAACTCAAGAATTCCTTTTTTCGTGATATCCATTCGCGGACAAACAAGGGAATTTTCAGAAATCACCTCACATTGGTCTTTATCATAAAATTCCAATGGTTTAAAGGGGTCAAAAGGAGATTTAAATTGAAACCCATGATATATTTTTAATTCACTTACTTTACAGTCATAAAACTGAGTTTCAATATAATGAATCCTAGAAATTGCATAGTAAGAACCAATCGTCAGTTCAAGCGGAAAATTAGGATTTTTTCCATTGATGGCTCCTGATTCAACCCAAAAGGATTTTGGCGAACAATCATAATCGCTATAACAGCCAACAGTGTCTTGGAAAATCTTGGAACGGATGGATACATTCCCATCAAAAAGAGATGTTTTGAATTTAAAATATCCGTAATCAGAATTGATAAGATTGTATCCTTCTTGATTTACTTTAGAATTTCCAACACAATTAATTAGGAAAACAAAAGTTATAGGCCAAAGGATTCGAAACATAAAAAATATTTTTTCTATTTCTACCCAAATTCCAACCAAAATAATAATGAAAATTAGGATCTTCCTTCCTAAAAAATCCGTCTTATATTCTGATTTCCTGCGATCATATAGAAGACAGTTTAGACAAAATGGACACAAACGTATCCCCTGATTATGCACAAATGGTTTTGGATAATTCCACAGATGCCATTGTACTCATCGGTCTAGATTATTCCGTTTTAGCATTTAACCAAAGTTTACTAGACACACTCAAAGCCTATTCTGGAAGGATTATAAAAAATGGCGAGGACTACAGAAGTTTTGTCACAGACCAAGACAAAGAAGTTTTCCATATTTTATTCCAGAAAGCAATCCACGGAGAAACAACCCTACTAGAAAGGCATTCAGACCACAAAGATATTTCCCTTTGGTTTGAATACAGGATGAGTCCCACTTATGATCACGAAAAAAATCTTTTAGGTGTTTGCCTTCGTGCAAAAAATATTGATACAAGAAAAAAAATGGAAATTGCATTAGTCGAAAGTGAACAAAAATTCAGGAACCTAATCGAATCAGCACCTAACGCAATATTAATCATTGATACTTTTGGAAAAATAGTCCATTGCAATTTAGAAACAGAAAATACATTTGGATTTAAAAAAGAAGAACTCATCAATCAATCTGTAGAACGCCTAGTTCCCTTTCGTTTTCGATCGGGGCATGATTTATTAGTTGGAGGATACATATCCAATCCCATACCAATGCGTATTGGAAAAGACCAAGTTACATCGGCTGTCAAAAAAGATGGAACAGAAATCCTTGTGGAAATTAGTCTTAATGGATTTGAAGTCAATCAAACGAATTATGTTTCTGCAATCATCGTAGACATTACAGAAAAAATTCAAATCGAAACTAGAATCAAAGAACAACTTCGCGAGTTGAAAGAAATCGCAAGAATTCAATCTCACGAAATCAGAAGACCTCTTGCCAATATATTGGGGTTATTAGAACTCTTAGAATCCGAAATATCGGAAGAAAAAACCAAAGAAATTCATTCTTATTTGCGTAAGTCTGCCAATGATTTGGATTTACTAGTTTGCGATATTGTAAAACGAACTAATATCGCAAACATCCTTTAACGAAAAAAGATTTCCC from the Leptospira congkakensis genome contains:
- a CDS encoding polyphosphate kinase; the protein is MILERHPTDQVPRYAASDLTDLQERFFLLQRESVNQKIAHIFLIEGFASTGKGSILQSLTIRLDPRKFKVYSPYVDQSEERGYPFLWNFWRVVPRYGELLFYLNTYYSRLAYLRSEKKINLAEYDQRLLSILGTERILSKDKVIVHKFFLHISKKDQKKRLEDSKKKKKEWELSHFDKDQGEHYNRYFEIFDSILSASRTIDSPWQIIYNSKKEETKLLVFEAIIERLERILQFDSQAALHSINHGTELIP
- a CDS encoding HIT family protein is translated as MNCPICEAHKNESEIVFQNENWILRKADQNLNGYLYMEHKGHVESWFSLNLSEFENYGRAFHKATEILKSFHPEKMYIAAIAERVPHLHVHLIPRYENQEKGIDHIAKATGPGFPKPM
- a CDS encoding PAS domain S-box protein, with product MDTNVSPDYAQMVLDNSTDAIVLIGLDYSVLAFNQSLLDTLKAYSGRIIKNGEDYRSFVTDQDKEVFHILFQKAIHGETTLLERHSDHKDISLWFEYRMSPTYDHEKNLLGVCLRAKNIDTRKKMEIALVESEQKFRNLIESAPNAILIIDTFGKIVHCNLETENTFGFKKEELINQSVERLVPFRFRSGHDLLVGGYISNPIPMRIGKDQVTSAVKKDGTEILVEISLNGFEVNQTNYVSAIIVDITEKIQIETRIKEQLRELKEIARIQSHEIRRPLANILGLLELLESEISEEKTKEIHSYLRKSANDLDLLVCDIVKRTNIANIL